In a single window of the Nodularia spumigena CCY9414 genome:
- a CDS encoding HARBI1 family protein, translating into MVAIIGRIITTKFSRTGKKNSSDYEIVKEVLTDFELIVDSYEQPIERPSEYQQQEKYYSGKKKMHTRKSQLIVLPNGRDIVDVVAGEPGRKSDINLFRENKNGFEEKQKFSGDKAYQGEKSIKTPEKKPRKKELSSEQKIQNKELASERIFVEHLIRLVKIFRVAQERFRLNSSKYEQIIMTICGLVRLRIGTFIL; encoded by the coding sequence TTGGTTGCCATTATTGGGAGAATTATTACCACCAAGTTTAGTAGAACAGGTAAAAAAAACTCCAGTGACTATGAAATTGTTAAAGAAGTTTTAACAGACTTTGAACTAATCGTAGATAGCTATGAACAGCCCATAGAAAGACCTTCAGAGTATCAACAGCAGGAAAAATATTACTCAGGTAAGAAGAAAATGCACACTAGAAAAAGTCAATTAATTGTTCTGCCTAATGGTAGAGATATTGTTGATGTAGTAGCTGGTGAGCCAGGACGAAAAAGTGACATAAATTTATTTCGGGAAAATAAAAATGGGTTTGAAGAGAAACAAAAATTTTCCGGTGACAAAGCTTACCAAGGAGAGAAATCAATTAAAACACCTGAAAAAAAGCCTAGAAAAAAAGAATTAAGTTCTGAACAAAAAATTCAAAATAAAGAACTGGCATCAGAGCGCATATTTGTAGAACATTTAATTCGTTTAGTGAAGATATTTAGAGTAGCTCAAGAAAGATTTAGATTAAATTCCTCTAAATACGAGCAGATAATTATGACTATTTGTGGACTCGTTAGATTACGCATTGGCACATTTATTTTGTAA
- a CDS encoding ShlB/FhaC/HecB family hemolysin secretion/activation protein translates to MERFEVMGSTVFSPEELAEAVAEFTKRPITMREIFQARSQITELYINKGYITSGAYIPPQKIQSGVIKIQVVEGRLEDIKITGTQRLNPNYIRSRLALATTPPLNQQRLLEGLQLLELNPLIENVSAELSTGLRPNTSRLQVEIQEARTFSAQVVLDNGRSPAVGSFRRKLQLSEANLLGLGDGLRVAYTNTDGSNALDASYILPLNPHNGTLSFNFGTASSNVIERPFNALDIESSSRYYELTFRQPLVQTPTQEFALGVTASKIESEASFIEQERIPFPALGSDEAGRTSISALRFFQEWTTRNSQEVIALRSQFNLGIGALNATINPEPPDSRFFSWQGQAQWVRLLAPEILLLVRANTQLASRPLLPLEQWGLGGLGSVRGYRQNFLLTDNGALASAEVQLPILRATNIGGMLQVIPFADFGVGWNNSGRENPQPNTLAAIGLGLQWLQGDRFTARLNWGIPLVSVNLLNRGTWQENGLYFYLQYNAF, encoded by the coding sequence GTGGAGCGGTTTGAAGTTATGGGCAGTACAGTGTTTAGTCCTGAAGAATTAGCTGAAGCCGTGGCTGAGTTTACCAAACGGCCAATCACAATGAGGGAAATTTTTCAGGCTCGTTCTCAAATCACGGAACTATACATCAATAAAGGCTACATTACTTCTGGTGCATACATCCCACCGCAAAAGATTCAGTCTGGTGTGATTAAAATTCAGGTGGTGGAAGGTCGATTGGAGGACATTAAAATCACTGGTACTCAGCGACTGAACCCCAATTATATCCGTAGCCGTCTAGCACTAGCCACAACACCACCCCTAAATCAGCAACGGTTACTGGAGGGATTGCAACTTCTAGAACTTAATCCTTTAATTGAAAATGTGTCGGCGGAATTGTCAACCGGGTTGCGCCCCAATACAAGCCGGCTACAAGTGGAAATTCAAGAGGCGAGAACATTTAGCGCCCAAGTAGTTTTAGATAATGGGCGATCGCCAGCCGTAGGTAGTTTCCGCCGGAAGTTGCAACTGAGCGAAGCTAACTTACTCGGACTAGGTGATGGTTTGAGAGTAGCTTACACTAATACCGATGGTAGTAATGCCTTAGATGCCAGTTATATACTGCCTCTTAATCCTCACAACGGAACTCTCAGTTTTAACTTTGGTACTGCGTCTAGCAATGTGATTGAACGTCCTTTCAACGCTCTAGATATTGAATCCTCTTCTCGTTACTATGAATTGACATTTCGCCAGCCATTAGTCCAAACTCCCACGCAGGAATTTGCCCTGGGTGTGACAGCATCTAAGATTGAAAGTGAAGCCTCTTTTATCGAACAAGAACGCATACCTTTTCCGGCTTTGGGTTCTGATGAAGCCGGACGCACAAGCATATCAGCACTGCGGTTTTTTCAAGAATGGACGACTCGCAACAGTCAGGAAGTAATTGCTCTGAGGTCACAATTTAATTTGGGTATCGGTGCGTTAAATGCCACAATTAATCCCGAACCCCCCGATAGTCGCTTTTTCAGTTGGCAGGGGCAAGCTCAGTGGGTACGTCTGTTAGCTCCTGAAATATTACTGCTAGTACGTGCAAATACGCAACTTGCATCCAGGCCGCTTTTGCCTTTAGAGCAGTGGGGCTTGGGAGGCTTGGGTAGTGTGCGGGGTTATCGTCAAAATTTCTTGTTAACTGACAATGGGGCTTTAGCTTCAGCTGAAGTACAATTACCAATCCTAAGAGCAACTAATATAGGTGGGATGTTGCAGGTTATTCCCTTTGCAGACTTTGGCGTGGGTTGGAATAATTCGGGGAGAGAAAATCCTCAGCCTAATACTTTAGCTGCTATTGGTTTAGGTTTGCAATGGTTACAGGGAGATCGGTTCACGGCTCGTCTTAACTGGGGTATTCCTTTAGTATCTGTTAACCTACTTAATAGAGGGACATGGCAAGAAAATGGACTTTACTTTTATTTGCAGTACAATGCTTTTTAA
- a CDS encoding type II toxin-antitoxin system RelE/ParE family toxin → MEWTVEFHDDFEPEFGRLPTEVQDELLATAELLEKFGSQLKRPHVDTLNGSEYSNMKELRFLAHGGVWRVAFAFDPKRKAILLVAGDKSGVSQKRFYKQLIKKADARYKDHLLKLKEEG, encoded by the coding sequence GTGGAATGGACAGTTGAATTTCATGATGATTTTGAGCCGGAGTTTGGTAGATTGCCTACAGAGGTGCAAGATGAGTTACTTGCTACAGCAGAGTTATTAGAAAAATTCGGCTCACAGCTAAAACGCCCTCACGTTGACACCCTCAATGGCTCAGAGTACAGCAACATGAAAGAATTACGTTTTTTGGCTCATGGTGGTGTTTGGCGTGTAGCATTTGCTTTTGACCCAAAAAGAAAAGCAATCTTGTTGGTAGCAGGTGATAAGTCGGGTGTTAGCCAAAAACGTTTTTATAAACAACTAATCAAAAAAGCTGATGCACGGTACAAGGATCATCTTTTAAAATTAAAAGAGGAAGGTTAA
- a CDS encoding type IV toxin-antitoxin system AbiEi family antitoxin domain-containing protein, whose protein sequence is MSKTQQVLDYAREKGIIRAKDIEAQAIHRQYLKRLEQQGLLIRSARGIYTFAEAEITEGHTLAETAKRVPSGVICLLSALSFYGLTTQVPFEVWLAIPHKHRPPKDNLLPLRIVYMSGKSLCEGVEEHLIEGVNVRVYSLAKTVVDCFKFRNKIGLDVALEALRECWGERRCSMDELWDYAKICRVHNVIRPYLNSLK, encoded by the coding sequence ATGTCAAAAACACAACAGGTGCTAGATTATGCCCGTGAAAAAGGCATAATTAGAGCTAAAGATATAGAAGCACAAGCTATTCACAGACAATATCTCAAACGCCTGGAACAGCAAGGACTATTGATACGTTCAGCCCGTGGTATTTACACTTTTGCAGAAGCTGAAATTACAGAAGGTCATACCTTGGCTGAAACTGCTAAACGAGTTCCTAGTGGAGTAATTTGTCTTCTATCAGCACTTAGTTTTTATGGGCTAACTACTCAAGTACCTTTTGAAGTATGGCTTGCTATACCTCACAAGCACCGTCCCCCAAAAGACAATCTTCTACCTCTCAGAATTGTTTATATGTCTGGTAAATCCCTCTGTGAAGGTGTTGAAGAACATCTAATAGAAGGTGTGAATGTACGAGTATATTCTTTGGCAAAAACAGTTGTGGATTGTTTTAAATTTCGCAATAAAATTGGTCTAGATGTCGCGCTTGAAGCACTACGAGAATGTTGGGGAGAAAGAAGATGCTCAATGGATGAACTATGGGATTACGCTAAAATTTGTCGAGTACATAATGTTATACGTCCATATCTCAATTCACTAAAATAA
- a CDS encoding DUF1902 domain-containing protein has product MEPTITIKVQAFWDAEASVWVADASNLPGLVTEAETIEQLTKKLEMMIPELMELNQASSFGKKPVVLDLTSHFQQPIGVGY; this is encoded by the coding sequence ATGGAACCAACAATCACTATAAAAGTTCAAGCTTTCTGGGATGCAGAGGCAAGTGTTTGGGTTGCCGATGCTTCAAACTTACCCGGATTAGTAACAGAGGCTGAAACCATAGAACAGCTGACAAAAAAATTAGAGATGATGATTCCAGAACTTATGGAATTAAATCAAGCTAGTTCGTTTGGTAAAAAACCTGTGGTTTTGGATTTAACCAGTCATTTTCAGCAACCTATTGGAGTAGGTTATTAA
- a CDS encoding type II toxin-antitoxin system HicA family toxin: protein MSVSFTPEVKRILENAGCYFKRQGKGDHEIWYSPITQTSFVVDGCMKSRHTANGVLKQAGLEKHF from the coding sequence ATGAGCGTATCCTTTACCCCTGAAGTAAAACGTATTTTAGAAAACGCTGGATGCTACTTCAAAAGACAAGGTAAAGGAGATCATGAGATTTGGTATAGTCCTATCACCCAAACTTCCTTTGTTGTAGATGGCTGTATGAAATCTCGTCACACAGCCAATGGGGTTCTAAAACAAGCTGGACTAGAAAAGCATTTCTAA
- a CDS encoding IS630 family transposase: MTRANKQADMDMLELAAASGEIDLKYLDESGFSAWSDSGYTYYQKGEQKKLEQTKRRGRRISIIGLFQPLISFIYGLVIGGVKRSSYIKMMEQEAQEASESKRMRVIVQDNGPIHCCKEVQALWTKWEQMGLYMFFLPKYCSEMNPIELEWQHLKRDEIAGKMFEDELELAYAVMDGVETRGKKGKHRTERTKFNKAN, encoded by the coding sequence GTGACTCGTGCAAATAAACAAGCAGATATGGATATGTTAGAACTGGCTGCGGCTAGTGGAGAAATAGACCTAAAATATTTGGATGAATCAGGATTTTCAGCTTGGAGTGATTCAGGTTATACATACTATCAAAAAGGAGAACAAAAAAAGCTCGAACAAACAAAAAGACGTGGACGCAGAATCAGTATTATTGGGCTATTTCAGCCATTAATTAGCTTTATTTATGGTCTAGTAATTGGAGGAGTTAAGCGCAGTTCTTACATCAAAATGATGGAACAAGAGGCGCAAGAAGCATCTGAAAGTAAACGAATGAGAGTCATAGTTCAAGATAATGGACCAATACATTGTTGTAAAGAAGTTCAGGCATTATGGACAAAGTGGGAACAAATGGGTTTATATATGTTTTTCCTTCCTAAATATTGCTCGGAAATGAATCCAATTGAATTAGAATGGCAACATCTTAAACGAGATGAAATTGCTGGAAAAATGTTTGAGGATGAATTAGAACTAGCGTATGCAGTTATGGATGGTGTTGAAACCAGAGGTAAAAAAGGAAAACACCGGACAGAACGTACTAAATTTAACAAAGCCAATTAG
- a CDS encoding helix-turn-helix domain-containing protein has protein sequence GIEGLHELPGRGRKPKLVEADIEYLEKCLKEEAQTYNSKQLAEKLDKERGIKVSTNTIRRGLKKKG, from the coding sequence AAGGAATAGAAGGACTCCATGAGTTACCAGGTCGAGGGAGAAAGCCAAAATTGGTGGAAGCTGACATTGAATATTTAGAAAAATGCTTGAAAGAAGAAGCACAAACTTATAACAGTAAGCAATTAGCAGAAAAACTGGATAAAGAGCGTGGGATAAAAGTAAGTACCAACACAATCAGACGGGGACTAAAAAAAAAGGGGTGA
- a CDS encoding IS630 family transposase (programmed frameshift) — MGSRLRIFLTKKQDRELFDLRTAKVPQKVKDRAEVIRLNADGWYVEKIAAHFDWGEQTVRVVLNKWEKEGIEGLHELPGRGRKPKLVEADIEYLEKCLKEEAQTYNSKQLAEKLDKERGIKVSTNTIRRGLKKGVIWKRIRISHQAKQDPVTRANKQADMDMLELAAASGEIDLKYLDESGFSAWSDSGYTYYQKGEQKKLEQTKRRGRRISIIGLFQPLISFIYGLVIGGVKRSSYIKMMEQEAQEASESKRMRVIVQDNGPIHCCKEVQALWTKWEQMGLYMFFLPKYCSEMNPIELEWQHLKRDEIAGKMFEDELELAYAVMDGVETRGKKGKHRTERTKFNKAELG; from the exons ATGGGGTCAAGGTTAAGGATATTCCTGACAAAAAAACAAGATAGAGAGTTGTTTGACCTGAGAACAGCGAAAGTACCGCAGAAAGTAAAAGATAGAGCTGAAGTAATCAGATTAAATGCAGATGGTTGGTATGTGGAAAAAATAGCGGCTCACTTTGATTGGGGAGAGCAAACAGTAAGAGTCGTGTTGAATAAGTGGGAAAAAGAAGGAATAGAAGGACTCCATGAGTTACCAGGTCGAGGGAGAAAGCCAAAATTGGTGGAAGCTGACATTGAATATTTAGAAAAATGCTTGAAAGAAGAAGCACAAACTTATAACAGTAAGCAATTAGCAGAAAAACTGGATAAAGAGCGTGGGATAAAAGTAAGTACCAACACAATCAGACGGGGACTA AAAAAAGGGGTGATTTGGAAGCGGATAAGAATAAGTCATCAAGCAAAACAAGATCCAGTGACTCGTGCAAATAAACAAGCAGATATGGATATGTTAGAACTGGCTGCGGCTAGTGGAGAAATAGACCTAAAATATTTGGATGAATCAGGATTTTCAGCTTGGAGTGATTCAGGTTATACATACTATCAAAAAGGAGAACAAAAAAAGCTCGAACAAACAAAAAGACGTGGACGCAGAATCAGTATTATTGGGCTATTTCAGCCATTAATTAGCTTTATTTATGGTCTAGTAATTGGAGGAGTTAAGCGCAGTTCTTACATCAAAATGATGGAACAAGAGGCGCAAGAAGCATCTGAAAGTAAACGAATGAGAGTCATAGTTCAAGATAATGGACCAATACATTGTTGTAAAGAAGTTCAGGCATTATGGACAAAGTGGGAACAAATGGGTTTATATATGTTTTTCCTTCCTAAATATTGCTCGGAAATGAATCCAATTGAATTAGAATGGCAACATCTTAAACGAGATGAAATTGCTGGAAAAATGTTTGAGGATGAATTAGAACTAGCGTATGCAGTTATGGATGGTGTTGAAACCAGAGGTAAAAAAGGAAAACACCGGACAGAACGTACTAAATTTAACAAAGCCGAATTAGGTTAA
- the iscB gene encoding RNA-guided endonuclease IscB — protein sequence FLLNQQKAAVFRRFPFTIILKEPKSEVPTQPIELKIDPGSKTTGFALVQNNKVIWGMELQHRGLAIKESLETRKGVRRGRRSRHTRYRQARFLNRTKPQGWLAPSLSHRVLTINTWVKRLCNFAPITDIVEELARFDLQQLENPEISGFEYQQGELQGYEVREYLLNKWNRKCAYCTAENVPLQVEHIKPKAKGGTNRISNLCLACEKCNIKKGTQDIEKFLAKKPELLKQILSQAKRPLKDASAVNSTRWALFNKLKETGLPITTGSGGLTKFNRTRLGLPKTHWIDAACVGKVETLKILTTKILTVKSTGHSCRRFCRINKFGFPCTEPKKIFTHVSTGDFVKATLHKDRKNITSGKYVSRVKTPTKNGCEIVINGFRVEFSTMKDITKVHCSDGYSYV from the coding sequence TTTTTATTAAATCAACAAAAAGCTGCTGTATTTAGAAGATTTCCATTTACCATAATTTTGAAAGAACCTAAATCTGAAGTTCCAACTCAACCGATTGAATTAAAAATAGATCCAGGGAGTAAAACTACAGGTTTTGCGTTAGTTCAAAATAATAAAGTCATCTGGGGTATGGAATTACAACACAGAGGTTTAGCTATTAAAGAAAGCCTAGAAACTCGAAAAGGAGTAAGGCGAGGAAGACGTTCTAGACATACTCGTTATCGTCAAGCTAGATTTCTTAACCGCACTAAACCTCAAGGTTGGTTAGCACCTTCTTTAAGCCATAGAGTTTTAACTATTAACACTTGGGTTAAAAGATTATGTAATTTTGCCCCAATAACTGACATAGTTGAAGAGCTTGCTAGGTTTGACCTACAGCAGCTAGAAAACCCGGAGATATCAGGCTTTGAGTATCAACAGGGAGAGTTACAAGGGTATGAAGTCCGTGAATATCTTTTGAATAAATGGAATAGAAAATGTGCATACTGTACTGCGGAAAATGTCCCTTTACAAGTTGAGCATATTAAACCAAAAGCCAAAGGAGGAACTAATAGAATTTCTAATTTGTGTCTAGCTTGTGAGAAATGCAATATCAAAAAAGGTACTCAAGATATTGAGAAGTTTTTAGCAAAAAAGCCTGAGTTGTTGAAGCAAATTTTATCCCAAGCCAAGCGTCCACTAAAAGATGCGTCTGCTGTAAATTCAACGAGATGGGCTTTATTTAATAAGTTAAAAGAAACTGGATTACCTATAACAACAGGTTCAGGAGGTTTAACTAAGTTTAATAGAACTCGTTTAGGATTGCCTAAAACTCATTGGATTGATGCTGCTTGTGTAGGAAAAGTTGAAACTCTCAAAATACTGACAACAAAAATTTTAACAGTAAAAAGCACGGGGCATAGTTGCAGAAGATTCTGTAGGATCAATAAATTTGGTTTTCCTTGCACTGAGCCTAAAAAAATATTCACTCATGTTTCTACAGGAGATTTTGTTAAGGCTACTTTGCACAAAGATCGTAAAAACATAACTTCTGGAAAGTATGTAAGTCGTGTTAAAACTCCCACAAAAAACGGATGTGAGATTGTTATCAATGGTTTTAGAGTTGAATTTTCAACAATGAAAGATATTACTAAGGTTCATTGTAGTGACGGGTATAGCTACGTTTGA
- a CDS encoding helix-turn-helix domain-containing protein, whose product MSSIFDYIQNNPQEAQRLVGLKYEQLQELLDKAIKRHNHKRELLEDRKVRIILGGGGRRPKLSPSEQIILTLTYLRHLTTFQLLGIQFGVSETTANDTFNYWLPLLGELLPPSLVEQVKKTPVTMKLLKKF is encoded by the coding sequence ATGAGCAGTATATTCGATTATATCCAAAATAATCCCCAGGAAGCACAGCGTTTAGTAGGGCTGAAATATGAACAGTTGCAGGAACTTTTAGACAAAGCCATTAAACGGCACAATCATAAACGAGAATTGCTTGAAGATAGAAAAGTGAGAATTATTCTGGGTGGAGGTGGTCGCAGACCAAAATTATCACCATCGGAGCAAATAATTCTCACCCTAACATATTTACGACATTTAACCACATTTCAACTATTGGGTATTCAATTTGGCGTGAGTGAAACAACTGCAAATGATACGTTTAACTATTGGTTGCCATTATTGGGAGAATTATTACCACCAAGTTTAGTAGAACAGGTAAAAAAAACTCCAGTGACTATGAAATTGTTAAAGAAGTTTTAA
- the rsmA gene encoding 16S rRNA (adenine(1518)-N(6)/adenine(1519)-N(6))-dimethyltransferase RsmA — MIKPRKSFAQHWLKSEKALDAIIKAAECHQSDDRVLEIGPGTGILTRRLLPLVRSLVAVEIDFDLCKQLAKQLGKKENFLLLQGDFLTLDLPSHLAPFPNFQQPNKVVANIPYNITGPIIEKLLGTIANPNPEPFDSIVLLVQKEVADRLYAHPGSRTFGALSVRVQYLADCEFICTVPAGAFYPPPKVDSAVVRLRPRTIETPALNPRKFENLVKLGFSAKRKMLRNNLQSVVERDRLTHLLEQLEINPQVRAEDLSVQQWVRLANQLTVNTEQ, encoded by the coding sequence ATGATCAAACCGCGCAAGTCTTTTGCTCAACATTGGCTCAAAAGTGAAAAGGCTCTGGATGCTATTATTAAAGCAGCAGAATGTCACCAGAGCGATGATCGCGTGCTGGAAATTGGCCCCGGTACGGGTATTCTAACTCGGCGTTTACTGCCCTTGGTGCGATCGCTCGTAGCAGTAGAAATCGACTTTGATTTATGCAAACAGTTAGCCAAGCAACTCGGTAAAAAAGAAAACTTCTTACTATTGCAAGGGGATTTCCTCACCTTAGATTTACCATCCCATTTAGCACCATTTCCCAACTTTCAACAGCCCAATAAAGTAGTCGCGAATATACCCTACAATATTACAGGGCCAATCATCGAGAAATTGCTAGGCACTATCGCCAACCCTAACCCAGAACCATTTGACTCCATAGTGCTACTAGTGCAGAAAGAAGTAGCCGATAGATTGTATGCTCATCCTGGTTCGAGAACTTTTGGCGCGTTGAGTGTGCGGGTGCAGTATTTAGCTGATTGTGAATTTATTTGTACCGTTCCCGCAGGTGCATTTTACCCACCGCCAAAAGTAGACTCAGCCGTAGTGCGGTTACGTCCCCGAACGATAGAAACACCCGCACTGAACCCCCGAAAATTTGAAAATTTGGTAAAACTGGGATTTAGCGCAAAACGTAAAATGTTAAGAAATAATTTGCAATCGGTGGTTGAACGCGATCGCCTGACCCACTTACTGGAACAATTAGAAATAAATCCCCAAGTTCGAGCCGAAGACCTCAGCGTTCAGCAATGGGTAAGATTAGCAAACCAGTTAACAGTGAACACTGAACAGTAA
- the ispE gene encoding 4-(cytidine 5'-diphospho)-2-C-methyl-D-erythritol kinase encodes MRSYNLIAPAKINLYLEIISDRPDGYHELAMILQSIELADKINVQSLSTDRIRVNCNHPQVPTDKSNLAYRAAALMAAKFPEALAQYGGVEITINKQIPVAAGLAGGSTNAAAVLIGIDLLWKLGLTKPELEELGATLGSDIPFCVAGGTVIATGRGEKLSPLPSLDHIYIVLAKYRSLEVSTAWAYKTYRQEFGNTYLKDTENLAARAAAVHSEVIVKAILNKDTREIAQKLHNDLERVVLAAYPQVLQLRELFATQPGVLGTMMSGSGPTVFALVESEAQAQAVKLQMRAAIPDEDLELFVTRTITHGIQVASSI; translated from the coding sequence ATGCGTTCATACAATCTAATTGCTCCTGCTAAAATCAACTTGTATCTGGAAATCATTAGTGACCGTCCGGATGGCTATCACGAGTTAGCTATGATACTCCAAAGTATCGAGCTTGCCGACAAAATTAATGTCCAATCCCTAAGCACAGATAGGATTCGCGTCAACTGCAACCACCCACAAGTACCCACAGACAAAAGTAATCTAGCATACCGAGCAGCAGCACTCATGGCGGCGAAATTTCCCGAAGCCTTGGCTCAATATGGGGGTGTAGAAATTACCATTAACAAGCAAATTCCCGTAGCAGCTGGGTTGGCGGGAGGTTCGACAAATGCCGCAGCCGTGTTAATAGGGATAGATTTATTATGGAAACTAGGACTCACGAAACCAGAATTAGAAGAACTCGGTGCTACTTTGGGTTCAGATATCCCCTTTTGTGTCGCCGGGGGAACAGTGATTGCGACAGGTAGAGGTGAGAAACTTTCGCCTTTACCAAGTTTGGATCATATATATATAGTATTGGCGAAATATCGTAGTCTAGAAGTATCCACAGCTTGGGCGTACAAAACCTATCGCCAAGAATTTGGCAATACTTATCTTAAAGATACGGAAAATTTAGCCGCCCGTGCAGCCGCAGTTCATTCAGAAGTAATAGTTAAAGCTATCCTGAATAAAGATACCCGAGAAATTGCCCAAAAACTACACAATGATTTAGAGCGTGTAGTCTTAGCAGCTTATCCTCAAGTCTTACAACTGCGAGAACTATTTGCCACTCAACCAGGCGTTTTAGGAACCATGATGTCTGGTTCTGGCCCCACAGTGTTTGCGCTGGTGGAGTCGGAAGCACAAGCCCAAGCAGTTAAGCTACAGATGAGAGCAGCAATTCCTGATGAGGATTTAGAATTGTTTGTGACTCGGACTATTACACATGGCATTCAGGTAGCATCATCAATTTAA
- a CDS encoding DUF3082 domain-containing protein, translating to MSDSKVTQPEAENQIPPTPLRCITGAVFAGGLGYAMYSLMISIATTFAAKPIHSDNPMVVNIGSAVRTLVVGVVALGTGIFGIVAIGLLALAIQLVVQQLTKPKNS from the coding sequence ATGAGTGATTCAAAAGTAACACAACCAGAAGCTGAAAATCAGATTCCACCAACTCCCTTACGTTGTATAACCGGAGCAGTATTTGCTGGAGGGCTAGGATATGCGATGTATTCGCTGATGATATCCATAGCGACAACTTTTGCAGCTAAACCTATCCATTCGGATAACCCAATGGTGGTGAATATTGGCTCTGCTGTGCGGACTTTGGTTGTCGGTGTAGTTGCTTTGGGAACTGGAATATTTGGTATAGTTGCAATTGGTTTGTTAGCTTTGGCAATCCAATTAGTGGTGCAGCAATTGACAAAGCCCAAAAACAGTTAA
- a CDS encoding response regulator transcription factor gives MIQESPKTILIIEDDATTRNLYAKGLEAEGFKTIVAENGRIGIEKAQTYLPDLVVCDIVMPDMDGYSVLQRMRQDPVTAIIPFIFLTGSDHQTDIRKGMELGADDYLTKPCTLEQLLKAIAIRLEKQSLLHRWYATKSHQMPESVPADTIPSVTSNSIFPAIPHLKEVFDYIEANYHRGITLSNVAEAVGYSPAYLTSRVNKKTGQTVNGWIVKRRMAAARLLLRDSDQTIEQIATKLGYQNACHFSRQFRQDHGIPPKTWRNQNQLSQVFSSEKKPQMINSHPQHENYAPLGRG, from the coding sequence ATGATACAGGAATCTCCGAAAACAATTCTGATAATTGAAGATGATGCTACTACCCGCAATCTTTATGCTAAAGGACTTGAGGCTGAAGGTTTCAAGACTATAGTGGCAGAAAATGGTCGAATTGGTATCGAAAAAGCACAAACCTATTTACCCGATTTGGTGGTTTGCGATATTGTCATGCCAGATATGGATGGCTATAGTGTTCTCCAGAGGATGCGCCAAGATCCTGTAACTGCGATTATTCCCTTTATTTTTCTGACTGGTAGCGATCATCAAACAGATATTCGTAAAGGTATGGAGTTGGGCGCAGATGACTATCTTACTAAACCCTGTACTTTAGAGCAATTACTTAAGGCGATCGCCATCCGATTGGAAAAGCAATCTCTTTTGCATCGCTGGTATGCGACTAAATCGCATCAAATGCCAGAATCAGTACCCGCAGACACAATTCCGTCTGTCACCTCTAACTCAATCTTTCCAGCCATTCCCCATCTCAAAGAAGTTTTCGACTACATTGAAGCTAATTATCATCGAGGAATTACTTTATCTAATGTGGCGGAGGCTGTGGGTTATTCACCAGCTTACCTCACAAGTAGAGTAAATAAAAAAACAGGTCAAACTGTTAATGGTTGGATTGTCAAGCGCCGCATGGCCGCAGCCCGGCTGTTATTGAGGGATAGTGATCAAACCATAGAGCAGATTGCTACAAAACTCGGCTATCAAAATGCTTGTCATTTCTCCCGCCAGTTCCGCCAAGATCACGGTATACCTCCCAAAACTTGGAGAAACCAAAATCAACTTTCTCAAGTTTTCAGTAGTGAGAAGAAGCCGCAAATGATCAATTCTCACCCTCAACATGAAAACTATGCACCTTTAGGTCGAGGTTAA